The Deltaproteobacteria bacterium genome contains a region encoding:
- a CDS encoding DUF3047 domain-containing protein, producing MFFSFNFIAQAETKIIEDFNRYSIDAFPKWEAYPFQKGKAKSVYKIKEEAANRYLAALDDQDLSAPIFKNFNWDLNQYPYLKFRWRAQKLPPGASETSRATNDSACGVYVGFGSRFSGVAMKYVWSSSAPVGNIWEKDKGKFYIVVKQTGPASLGKWQNVSVNVAKDYQKIFQKQDLKQPFGVSVLTDGNAVHQTAACDYDDFRISD from the coding sequence GTGTTTTTTTCTTTCAATTTCATTGCCCAAGCCGAAACAAAAATCATCGAAGATTTTAATCGCTATTCCATCGATGCTTTCCCTAAGTGGGAGGCCTATCCTTTTCAAAAGGGCAAAGCCAAGTCCGTTTACAAAATAAAAGAAGAAGCGGCTAATCGCTATTTAGCAGCCCTTGATGACCAAGATCTTTCCGCTCCTATTTTTAAAAATTTTAATTGGGATTTGAATCAATACCCCTATCTAAAATTTCGTTGGCGGGCGCAAAAACTACCACCAGGAGCAAGTGAAACCAGCCGAGCCACTAACGACAGCGCTTGTGGCGTTTATGTTGGGTTTGGTAGCCGGTTTTCAGGTGTGGCCATGAAATATGTGTGGAGTTCGAGTGCGCCGGTTGGAAATATTTGGGAAAAAGACAAGGGTAAGTTTTATATTGTCGTTAAACAAACCGGGCCGGCTAGTTTGGGGAAATGGCAGAATGTTTCAGTTAATGTGGCCAAGGATTATCAAAAGATTTTTCAAAAACAGGACTTAAAGCAACCTTTTGGTGTTTCTGTGCTTACTGATGGAAATGCCGTTCATCAAACGGCAGCTTGTGATTATGATGATTTTAGGATTAGTGATTGA
- a CDS encoding prohibitin family protein: protein MKIKMNLGFFIFGGVLLLILLLKSAVVIPAGHIGVKSLFGRIKPEILYSGFHIVNPVLTIYKMSTQTQNLTEQSQVASKEGLIVDLDVTLLFKLNPVRAPEIMQNVGRGYVATVVEPEIRSMVRGVTASFEAKALYTQARETLTAEILDKLKLRLEQRGIVVEEVLLRSIILPKMISEEIQRKLQAEQQAEAQKHILQKEQLELEIKKVKAQGIMELSKGLTETYLKWEGIQATSKLADSANTKVIVIGSGSNGLPLILNGN, encoded by the coding sequence ATGAAAATTAAAATGAATCTAGGTTTTTTTATTTTTGGCGGGGTTTTGTTGCTAATTTTATTGCTTAAGTCGGCAGTGGTTATTCCGGCGGGTCATATTGGGGTGAAAAGTTTATTTGGGAGAATCAAACCTGAAATTCTTTATTCGGGGTTCCACATCGTGAATCCCGTTCTAACAATCTACAAAATGTCGACCCAAACTCAAAATTTAACCGAACAGTCCCAAGTGGCTTCTAAAGAAGGGCTGATCGTTGATTTAGATGTGACTTTATTGTTCAAGTTAAATCCGGTGCGAGCCCCCGAGATCATGCAAAATGTGGGTAGGGGTTATGTGGCAACCGTCGTTGAACCTGAAATTCGTTCGATGGTGCGGGGCGTAACCGCTTCTTTTGAGGCCAAGGCCCTTTATACCCAAGCGAGAGAAACGTTAACGGCTGAAATCTTAGATAAGTTAAAGCTTCGTTTAGAACAACGTGGGATTGTTGTTGAAGAGGTTTTACTGCGCAGCATTATTTTGCCCAAAATGATTTCAGAAGAAATTCAACGCAAACTTCAGGCCGAACAACAAGCTGAGGCACAAAAACATATCTTGCAAAAAGAACAGCTAGAACTTGAGATCAAAAAAGTTAAGGCGCAAGGCATTATGGAGTTATCCAAGGGCTTAACTGAGACTTATCTAAAATGGGAGGGGATTCAGGCGACCAGCAAATTAGCCGATAGCGCTAATACCAAGGTTATTGTGATTGGCAGTGGGAGTAATGGATTGCCGCTAATTCTCAATGGGAATTGA
- a CDS encoding UTP--glucose-1-phosphate uridylyltransferase — protein MPPSVKKAVIPAAGLGTRFFPITKAVPKELLLVYDKPSIQWIMEELMAAGIREVIFILSPGREMVFDYFQKDPFLEKELKEKDKAHLLNNFERILDKIQFTKVYQERPLGLGHAILCAEPAVGDEPFIVVLPDDLIDGPYNVCLDFIEEYQKSHCSMVAVEKVDRAVIQDYGIVDAVPCGEQLLKVKGLVEKPDARHAPSNLGIVGRYLFTPEIFGYLDKIAKGKLGEIQLTDAMSVMAGQEGLLAYEFVGKRLDIGSRSHWWWANLYFGLKDEKVKTRLRKEML, from the coding sequence ATGCCACCTTCGGTAAAAAAAGCGGTGATTCCTGCAGCAGGCTTGGGCACTCGGTTTTTTCCCATCACCAAGGCTGTACCTAAAGAACTTTTACTCGTTTATGATAAACCCAGCATCCAATGGATTATGGAAGAATTAATGGCGGCCGGGATTCGAGAGGTGATTTTTATTTTAAGCCCAGGCCGAGAAATGGTTTTTGATTATTTTCAAAAAGATCCTTTTTTAGAAAAAGAGCTTAAAGAAAAAGACAAGGCGCATTTGCTCAACAATTTTGAACGTATTTTAGATAAAATCCAGTTTACCAAAGTTTACCAAGAAAGACCATTAGGCTTAGGGCATGCTATTTTATGTGCCGAACCAGCGGTAGGGGATGAGCCTTTTATTGTGGTGTTGCCCGATGATTTGATTGATGGGCCTTATAATGTTTGCCTCGATTTTATCGAGGAATATCAAAAAAGTCATTGCAGTATGGTGGCGGTCGAAAAGGTCGATCGAGCGGTGATTCAAGATTATGGCATTGTTGATGCGGTCCCCTGCGGGGAACAATTGTTAAAGGTCAAGGGGCTCGTTGAAAAGCCTGATGCAAGGCATGCGCCTAGCAATTTAGGAATAGTAGGTCGTTATTTATTCACGCCTGAAATTTTTGGATATCTTGATAAAATTGCAAAAGGGAAATTAGGCGAAATTCAATTGACGGATGCAATGAGTGTCATGGCAGGGCAAGAAGGTTTGTTGGCCTATGAATTTGTTGGGAAGCGCTTAGACATTGGGAGTAGATCTCATTGGTGGTGGGCGAATCTTTATTTTGGATTGAAAGATGAAAAAGTGAAAACACGATTACGTAAGGAGATGTTATGA
- the ileS gene encoding isoleucine--tRNA ligase, whose amino-acid sequence MSETNTVDYKATLNLPQTDFPMKAGLAQKEPGILEKWEQQKIYEKVIQKNQGRPPFVLHDGPPYANGPIHFGHILNKILKDIIVKTKNMEGFLSEYVPGWDCHGLPIEHQVDKEFKAKKKQASVLEMRRACREYAMGFVNSQRTEFKRLGILGEWDNPYVTMDRSYEATIARLLATVVEKGYVYKGAKPIHWCTHCHTALAEAEVEYDQHESPSIFVKFKVVDDLSSINPRLQDANVSVVIWTTTPWTLPANQAVAVHRGYTYVAVKFQEEVYIIAEGLLDNFRKSVGQKEDKLIERIPGTKLHGINLAHPFLPRQVKVVFSNHVTLETGTGCVHIAPGHGQEDYEVGVQNKLAVLNPVDDYGIFTDEAQLPTVIGKSVFAANAIIIEELKKQGSLLQHEPITHSYPHCWRCKNPVIFRSTPQYFISMATNELREKTLDAIRHVKWIPHWGRERIYGMIETRSDWCISRQRSWGNPLMTFKCVDCGQSLIDAKVMYHIADLFEQHGADCWFEKPSGELLPPKTQCPHCKGTKFEKEGDILDVWFDSGVSFAAVLERRKNLKFPAEMYLEGSDQHRGWFHSSLLMAMASRGTPPYLSVLTHGFVVDGVGKKYSKSAQNYTVPDKILNKVGADVLRLWAASEDYRNDIRFSPEIIDRTVESYRKFRNTLRYLLGNLFDFDANQHYVKVPERSELDRYAVHKLQDFISHCRNAYTNFEFHSVYHAINNFCTNTLSSFYLDILKDRLYISPKNSAARRSAQSTLYDLTHAISRLVAPILSFTAEEIYTHFNKANKLDSIFLENLPSADDSLKDLALEEVFAKLINIRAEVMKALEIARQEKTIGHSLEAQVRLTADDERLKFLRKYESILGQIFIVSQVILVYELPDPSYTSTEIAELKIKVTIAEGEKCLRCWVRSTTLGKSTQHPQLCSRCVKAIEI is encoded by the coding sequence ATGAGTGAAACAAATACCGTTGACTATAAGGCCACGCTCAATCTTCCCCAGACCGACTTTCCCATGAAAGCAGGCCTTGCGCAAAAAGAGCCGGGTATTTTAGAAAAATGGGAACAACAAAAAATTTACGAAAAAGTGATTCAAAAAAACCAGGGGCGACCCCCCTTTGTTTTGCATGATGGCCCCCCTTACGCCAACGGCCCCATTCATTTTGGCCATATTTTAAACAAAATCTTAAAAGACATCATTGTTAAAACAAAAAACATGGAAGGTTTTTTGAGCGAATATGTACCGGGTTGGGATTGTCATGGCCTTCCCATCGAGCATCAGGTCGATAAAGAATTTAAAGCCAAGAAAAAACAAGCTTCGGTTTTAGAAATGAGAAGGGCTTGCCGAGAATACGCCATGGGTTTTGTTAATTCACAACGAACTGAATTTAAACGCTTGGGCATATTGGGAGAATGGGACAATCCCTATGTCACCATGGATCGATCCTATGAAGCCACCATTGCCCGCCTCCTCGCAACCGTGGTTGAAAAAGGTTACGTTTATAAAGGTGCCAAACCCATCCACTGGTGCACCCATTGCCACACGGCCTTGGCGGAGGCCGAAGTGGAATATGACCAACACGAATCCCCTTCTATTTTTGTGAAATTCAAAGTAGTCGATGATTTGTCTTCCATCAATCCACGCCTACAAGATGCCAACGTCAGTGTGGTCATTTGGACAACCACGCCGTGGACCTTGCCTGCCAATCAAGCCGTGGCCGTGCATCGGGGTTACACCTATGTAGCGGTTAAGTTCCAAGAAGAAGTTTATATCATTGCCGAAGGCTTACTTGATAATTTTCGTAAAAGTGTGGGGCAAAAAGAAGACAAACTCATCGAACGAATCCCTGGCACCAAACTTCACGGTATAAACTTAGCTCATCCTTTTTTACCACGCCAGGTGAAAGTGGTTTTTTCAAACCATGTTACTTTGGAGACTGGCACAGGTTGCGTGCATATTGCCCCAGGCCATGGGCAAGAAGATTATGAAGTCGGGGTGCAAAACAAACTGGCGGTTTTAAACCCGGTCGATGATTATGGCATTTTTACCGACGAAGCACAATTGCCCACTGTCATTGGTAAATCTGTCTTTGCCGCCAATGCAATCATCATCGAAGAGTTAAAAAAACAAGGCTCTCTTCTCCAACACGAGCCCATTACTCATAGCTATCCTCACTGTTGGCGTTGTAAAAATCCGGTCATTTTTCGATCGACTCCCCAATATTTTATCTCCATGGCTACTAACGAATTGAGAGAAAAAACGCTTGATGCCATTCGCCATGTCAAATGGATCCCGCATTGGGGGCGAGAACGCATTTATGGCATGATCGAAACTCGCTCCGATTGGTGTATCAGCCGGCAGCGCAGTTGGGGCAATCCCCTTATGACCTTTAAATGTGTGGATTGCGGGCAAAGTTTGATCGACGCCAAAGTCATGTATCACATTGCCGATTTATTTGAACAACACGGGGCTGATTGTTGGTTTGAAAAACCAAGTGGCGAATTGCTGCCCCCTAAAACTCAATGTCCCCATTGCAAAGGGACTAAGTTTGAAAAAGAAGGCGATATTTTAGATGTATGGTTTGATTCAGGGGTCTCGTTTGCCGCAGTGCTGGAAAGAAGAAAAAACCTAAAATTCCCCGCCGAAATGTATTTAGAAGGCAGTGATCAACATCGAGGTTGGTTTCATAGCTCGCTGCTCATGGCCATGGCCAGCCGCGGAACCCCACCCTATCTTTCAGTCTTAACGCATGGGTTTGTGGTAGATGGAGTTGGCAAAAAATATTCTAAATCGGCGCAAAATTACACCGTTCCCGATAAAATTCTAAATAAGGTGGGGGCTGATGTTCTGCGATTGTGGGCAGCCTCGGAGGATTATCGCAATGACATCCGTTTTTCTCCTGAAATTATTGACCGCACGGTAGAATCCTACCGCAAGTTTCGAAATACTCTGCGTTATCTTTTGGGTAATCTTTTTGATTTCGATGCTAATCAACATTATGTCAAAGTGCCGGAACGTTCTGAACTCGATCGTTATGCCGTGCATAAATTACAAGATTTTATTTCCCATTGCCGCAATGCTTATACAAACTTTGAATTTCATTCTGTTTATCATGCCATCAATAATTTTTGCACCAACACCTTGAGTAGTTTTTATCTAGATATCTTAAAAGATCGTCTTTATATTAGCCCTAAAAATAGTGCCGCTCGTCGCTCGGCTCAATCGACCCTGTATGACTTAACCCATGCCATCAGCCGCTTGGTCGCGCCCATTCTATCTTTTACGGCTGAAGAAATTTACACTCACTTCAACAAAGCCAACAAACTTGATTCTATTTTTCTTGAAAATCTCCCTTCGGCTGATGACTCGCTGAAAGATCTTGCTCTTGAAGAGGTATTTGCAAAGCTTATTAATATTCGCGCTGAGGTGATGAAGGCCCTTGAAATTGCTCGGCAAGAAAAGACCATTGGCCATTCTTTAGAGGCGCAAGTAAGACTAACCGCAGACGATGAGCGGTTAAAGTTTTTACGTAAATATGAATCGATTTTAGGGCAAATCTTTATTGTTTCTCAGGTTATCTTAGTTTACGAATTACCCGACCCCTCCTACACCAGCACCGAAATTGCAGAACTTAAAATTAAGGTCACCATCGCAGAAGGTGAAAAATGTTTGCGCTGTTGGGTACGTTCAACTACTTTGGGCAAAAGCACTCAACATCCCCAACTTTGCAGCCGTTGCGTAAAGGCCATCGAGATATGA
- the lspA gene encoding signal peptidase II, translated as MKTLLIYSPLIIVLDHLTKYFIVQRIGLNEKWTIIPNFFDLVFVFNKGAAFGIFANLPDGSREILFYIISAIALAMLMHFYRKSPLGKHTLRTPIAFILGGALGNMIDRFFRGAVVDFLSFHWYNKIADFRVLGSHFRIELTWPAFNVADIAISCGVVWLIWRMYRLEKAK; from the coding sequence ATGAAAACCTTATTGATTTATTCTCCACTCATCATCGTGCTGGACCATTTAACTAAATATTTTATTGTCCAACGCATTGGCTTAAATGAAAAATGGACGATTATCCCCAATTTTTTTGATCTCGTTTTTGTTTTCAATAAAGGTGCTGCCTTTGGAATATTTGCTAATTTACCCGATGGCAGTCGAGAAATACTTTTTTATATTATCTCAGCCATTGCCCTTGCCATGCTGATGCATTTCTACCGAAAATCTCCCCTTGGCAAACATACCTTGCGCACGCCGATTGCCTTTATTTTAGGGGGTGCCCTTGGCAATATGATCGATCGTTTTTTTCGTGGGGCGGTAGTAGATTTTTTGAGTTTTCACTGGTACAATAAAATCGCTGATTTTAGAGTGTTGGGCTCACATTTTCGCATTGAGTTAACGTGGCCGGCGTTTAATGTAGCTGACATTGCGATTAGTTGTGGAGTCGTGTGGTTAATTTGGAGAATGTATAGGTTAGAAAAAGCTAAATGA
- a CDS encoding prolipoprotein diacylglyceryl transferase, translated as MKPFLFYHENFSIPSFAFMLMMASLVATGFAYLMAPRNKLSQIIILDLGILGTIAAIIGGRLFHVFVEEFGYYLQHPSHIYQIWRGGFVSYGAFIGLGVAFTLYLKTFRKTAALPYLDHLAVYACPFVDFFVRLGCLLAGCCYGTPTDSFLSMVFHTGDAGSKYPGVPLHPTQLYSMAAALINFGFLVWLKKRQTFRGQLITSFLLFYAVSRFLIEFLRGDPERGVYLDNAISTAQIMSIITVVAAGIVYFICKKKFPLR; from the coding sequence ATGAAACCGTTTCTTTTTTATCACGAAAACTTTTCCATCCCCAGTTTTGCCTTCATGCTCATGATGGCCTCTTTGGTCGCCACTGGCTTCGCCTATCTCATGGCCCCACGTAATAAACTTTCGCAAATTATCATTTTAGATCTGGGCATCTTAGGCACCATCGCTGCGATCATTGGGGGCAGGCTCTTCCATGTTTTTGTAGAAGAGTTTGGTTATTATTTACAACATCCTTCTCACATTTACCAAATTTGGCGGGGCGGGTTTGTTTCTTATGGGGCCTTTATTGGGTTAGGCGTCGCTTTTACTCTGTATTTGAAAACCTTTCGCAAAACAGCCGCGCTACCTTACTTAGATCACTTGGCTGTCTATGCTTGCCCCTTTGTAGATTTTTTTGTGCGATTGGGTTGCTTGCTAGCGGGCTGCTGTTATGGGACTCCCACCGATAGCTTTTTGTCGATGGTATTTCACACCGGTGATGCCGGCAGCAAATACCCTGGCGTCCCCCTACACCCAACCCAACTTTATTCTATGGCAGCTGCCCTAATTAATTTTGGATTTCTGGTATGGCTCAAAAAACGCCAAACCTTCCGCGGGCAACTCATCACCTCTTTTTTACTATTTTATGCAGTGTCGCGATTTCTCATTGAGTTTTTGCGTGGCGACCCAGAACGCGGCGTCTATTTAGACAATGCCATTTCAACGGCCCAAATCATGTCGATCATTACCGTTGTCGCAGCAGGTATAGTCTACTTTATATGCAAGAAAAAATTCCCACTTCGCTAA
- a CDS encoding CPBP family intramembrane metalloprotease, whose protein sequence is MQEKIPTSLKIFSLLIIWVLTMLGIHLLFRLQTITFIRNNLAILNCAILIYVPLVATWKLKPPLPLFEKTLGQLFASLKLFIIFSIVIFPIMLGLNHLLQKGVFNFIFFGFVTFSRNFAPTHEWQEFLTAIPYQLFFVALPEEFFFRSYMQTFLNEYFGKPFRFLGAQVGWGLVLTSLLFAISHSFIYVQWWHFSIFFPSLVFGWLREKTGSITASVLFHATSNLFSLWVAMNYR, encoded by the coding sequence ATGCAAGAAAAAATTCCCACTTCGCTAAAGATTTTTTCACTTTTGATCATTTGGGTCCTCACCATGCTGGGGATCCATTTATTGTTTCGTTTGCAAACCATCACTTTTATCCGAAATAATTTAGCTATCCTTAATTGTGCCATCTTAATTTACGTTCCTTTAGTTGCCACGTGGAAACTAAAACCCCCTCTGCCACTCTTTGAAAAAACCCTTGGGCAACTTTTTGCTTCGCTCAAATTATTCATTATATTTTCCATCGTCATATTCCCGATTATGCTTGGGCTAAATCATCTTTTGCAAAAGGGGGTTTTCAATTTTATTTTTTTTGGGTTTGTTACATTTTCCAGAAATTTTGCCCCTACTCACGAATGGCAAGAATTTTTAACCGCCATACCCTACCAACTATTTTTTGTAGCCCTGCCTGAAGAATTCTTTTTTCGTAGCTACATGCAAACTTTTTTGAATGAATATTTTGGCAAGCCCTTTAGGTTTTTAGGCGCCCAGGTGGGATGGGGGTTGGTACTCACTTCGCTACTCTTTGCCATCTCGCACAGTTTCATTTATGTGCAATGGTGGCATTTTTCGATCTTTTTCCCCTCGCTGGTCTTTGGTTGGCTGAGGGAAAAAACCGGTTCAATTACGGCTAGTGTTCTGTTTCACGCCACTAGCAACCTGTTCAGTTTATGGGTTGCAATGAATTATCGTTAA
- the secG gene encoding preprotein translocase subunit SecG, with the protein MEFQTLVISIHYIVCVLLVIVILLQAGRGADAGAAFGAGSSGTVFGPRGAATFLSKLTTGLAITFLLTSLFLVSFSKKQGPSVIKPGLDATETQPETQPETKPSK; encoded by the coding sequence ATGGAATTTCAAACCTTAGTGATTAGTATTCATTACATTGTTTGCGTGCTGCTCGTCATTGTTATTTTGTTACAAGCCGGGCGCGGCGCTGACGCAGGCGCAGCCTTTGGGGCAGGGAGTTCAGGCACGGTCTTTGGTCCGCGGGGCGCGGCAACGTTTTTATCGAAACTAACCACCGGTTTGGCGATTACGTTTCTTTTGACTTCGTTATTTTTAGTCAGTTTTTCTAAAAAACAGGGTCCATCGGTCATTAAACCAGGTTTAGACGCTACAGAAACACAGCCAGAAACCCAACCTGAAACTAAACCCAGTAAGTAG
- a CDS encoding triose-phosphate isomerase produces the protein MKAIPLVIGNWKMNKTIAEASVLVKSILALGPNFKDCEAAVAPPATALFSVGELLKGSQLRLCAQNVFYKESGAYTGELSPLFLQEVGCQYVLIGHSERRQYFGETDQDVAKKLHAALAHHLTPVVCVGETLQQRNEGLTVEVVTAQIKKAFEACSAVQMEKIVIAYEPIWAIGTGVNATPLQAEEVHQVVRESLADQFDKILASKLRILYGGSVKATNAKELKAQPNVNGLLVGGASLDAQEFVAIMRA, from the coding sequence ATGAAAGCAATACCCTTGGTCATTGGTAATTGGAAGATGAACAAAACCATTGCAGAGGCTTCTGTGTTGGTTAAATCGATTTTAGCGCTGGGGCCAAATTTTAAAGATTGTGAAGCTGCTGTGGCCCCGCCGGCCACCGCCCTTTTTTCGGTGGGTGAGCTTTTAAAAGGCAGCCAACTAAGGTTATGTGCGCAGAATGTTTTTTACAAAGAAAGCGGCGCTTATACCGGTGAGCTTTCGCCTTTGTTTTTACAAGAGGTGGGTTGCCAATATGTATTGATAGGTCATTCCGAGCGGCGCCAATATTTTGGTGAAACCGATCAAGACGTGGCCAAAAAATTACACGCAGCTTTAGCTCATCACTTGACCCCGGTGGTTTGTGTAGGAGAAACTTTGCAACAGCGCAACGAAGGGTTGACCGTTGAGGTTGTTACAGCTCAAATTAAAAAGGCCTTTGAGGCTTGTTCGGCGGTACAAATGGAAAAGATTGTTATTGCCTACGAACCCATTTGGGCTATTGGCACTGGAGTTAATGCCACTCCTCTCCAGGCCGAAGAGGTTCATCAAGTGGTTCGCGAAAGTTTGGCTGACCAATTTGACAAAATTTTGGCCTCTAAGCTTCGAATTCTTTATGGTGGATCTGTGAAAGCGACTAATGCTAAGGAGCTCAAAGCACAACCCAATGTTAATGGTTTATTGGTGGGTGGGGCTTCCCTGGATGCTCAAGAATTTGTAGCCATCATGAGGGCGTAA
- a CDS encoding phosphoglycerate kinase has translation MKFIDEIELKDKRVFMRVDFNCPLDAQNQITDDTRIRRALPTLQYALEKSAKVILASHLGRPKGVRNLHYSLLPVAERLAELTNHEVLLAEDCIGDGVKKLVLDLKDGQILMLENLRFHSEEEKNDDQFSEKLTALADVYINEAFGSLHRAHASTVGMVRLVKEYGAGFLVKKEIEYLSRLVKDPERPFLAILGGAKVSDKIGVIENLLNLVDGLLIGGAMAFTFLKSQGYKVGNSLVEEEQLKVVDKIWNRAKTKGISLHLPQDHVMAAALELPETKKLSLDRNIQEGYRAFDIGPKTIALFSQEIAKANTILWNGPMGVFEKSTYAQGTLQVAQAVGDNPGLKVVAGGDSVAAINQLGLQDKISHLSTGGGATLEFLEGKVLPGIKALEA, from the coding sequence ATGAAATTCATTGATGAGATAGAATTAAAAGACAAAAGAGTTTTTATGAGGGTGGATTTTAATTGTCCGCTCGATGCCCAAAATCAAATTACCGATGACACTCGCATTCGTAGGGCCCTTCCCACTTTACAATATGCTTTAGAAAAAAGTGCCAAAGTCATTTTGGCTTCGCATTTAGGGCGGCCCAAAGGGGTGCGTAACCTTCATTATAGTTTGTTGCCGGTGGCCGAGCGTTTGGCTGAGCTTACCAACCACGAAGTGCTGTTGGCTGAAGACTGTATTGGCGATGGGGTTAAGAAATTAGTGTTAGATTTAAAAGATGGGCAAATTCTCATGCTAGAGAATTTGCGGTTTCATTCTGAAGAAGAAAAAAACGACGATCAATTTTCCGAAAAATTGACGGCGTTAGCCGATGTTTATATTAATGAGGCCTTTGGTAGCTTGCATCGTGCCCATGCCTCGACGGTGGGAATGGTCCGACTTGTAAAAGAATATGGCGCCGGTTTTTTAGTGAAAAAGGAAATAGAATATTTAAGTCGCTTAGTCAAAGACCCAGAGAGGCCTTTTCTTGCTATTTTGGGGGGTGCCAAGGTTTCTGACAAGATCGGGGTGATTGAAAATTTGCTCAATCTAGTCGATGGCCTTTTAATTGGTGGGGCCATGGCCTTTACCTTTTTGAAATCGCAAGGCTATAAAGTTGGTAATTCGTTGGTGGAAGAGGAGCAGCTCAAAGTGGTCGATAAAATATGGAATCGAGCCAAGACCAAGGGTATCAGTCTCCATTTACCTCAAGATCACGTGATGGCAGCAGCCCTAGAATTACCTGAAACCAAAAAATTGAGTCTCGATCGCAACATTCAAGAAGGCTATCGTGCCTTTGATATTGGGCCCAAAACCATTGCTTTATTTAGTCAAGAAATTGCCAAGGCAAACACCATTTTATGGAACGGCCCCATGGGAGTTTTTGAAAAGAGCACCTATGCCCAAGGCACCTTGCAAGTAGCTCAAGCGGTGGGAGATAATCCAGGTTTAAAGGTGGTGGCGGGGGGTGATTCGGTGGCAGCCATTAATCAATTAGGGCTGCAAGATAAAATTTCGCATCTTTCCACCGGCGGTGGTGCAACTTTAGAATTTTTAGAGGGGAAAGTTTTACCCGGCATAAAGGCGTTAGAGGCATGA
- the gap gene encoding type I glyceraldehyde-3-phosphate dehydrogenase — protein sequence MVRIGINGFGRIGRNIIRLARVNPQFELVMINDLTDSATLAHLLKYDSVHGVLPAEVSAQGDDLKLDGKPIRCVKQTDPAKIPWEDLGVEIVLECTGRFTDAEKAKAHLKGSVKKVIISAPAKHEDITVVMGVNEDKYDPKKHHILSNASCTTNCLAPVVKVLHQHLKLQRGFMTTIHAYTGDQRIHDAPHNDLRRARAGALNQIPTTTGAARAIGLVIPELKGKLDGMAIRVPTSNVSLVDLVCEVEKSTSVKEVNELFKQASLGELKGILNYCELPLVSSDYNGTTASSTIDALSTNVMDGRLVKVLAWYDNEIGFSQRMVDLTLLVAKKTL from the coding sequence ATGGTACGCATTGGCATTAATGGTTTTGGGAGAATTGGTAGAAATATTATTAGGTTAGCGAGGGTTAATCCCCAATTTGAGTTGGTGATGATCAACGATCTAACCGATAGTGCAACGCTGGCTCATTTATTAAAATATGATTCGGTGCATGGGGTGTTGCCAGCCGAAGTTTCTGCCCAGGGGGATGATTTAAAATTAGATGGCAAGCCGATTCGTTGTGTTAAGCAAACCGATCCGGCGAAAATTCCCTGGGAAGATTTGGGGGTGGAGATTGTTTTGGAATGTACGGGTAGGTTTACTGATGCTGAAAAGGCCAAGGCCCATTTGAAGGGCAGTGTAAAAAAGGTGATCATTTCGGCACCTGCTAAACACGAAGATATTACGGTGGTGATGGGGGTTAATGAAGATAAATACGATCCGAAAAAACATCATATCTTGTCGAATGCTTCTTGCACGACCAATTGTTTGGCTCCGGTCGTCAAAGTTTTGCATCAACATTTGAAATTGCAGCGTGGGTTTATGACCACCATTCATGCTTACACCGGTGACCAACGTATTCATGATGCGCCCCACAACGACTTGCGGCGGGCTAGGGCCGGGGCTTTAAACCAAATCCCCACCACCACCGGAGCCGCTCGGGCCATTGGTTTGGTGATTCCCGAATTAAAGGGTAAGCTTGATGGCATGGCGATTCGGGTGCCAACCTCTAATGTGTCTTTAGTTGATTTAGTATGTGAGGTCGAAAAATCTACTTCAGTAAAAGAAGTGAATGAATTGTTCAAACAAGCGAGCCTTGGTGAATTAAAAGGTATTCTTAACTATTGCGAATTGCCGCTGGTTTCTTCAGATTATAATGGCACCACGGCTTCTTCAACCATTGATGCACTTTCAACGAATGTCATGGATGGGCGATTGGTTAAAGTGCTGGCTTGGTATGACAATGAAATTGGTTTTAGCCAAAGGATGGTTGATTTAACTCTATTGGTCGCTAAAAAGACGCTCTAA